The following is a genomic window from Branchiostoma lanceolatum isolate klBraLanc5 chromosome 10, klBraLanc5.hap2, whole genome shotgun sequence.
TCTTGGAATTAACAAATGGTGGAAAGTGACCTTGTTCAATTTGTATTTATAGATGTACTCTTCAGTCTATTTGGTCATGCCCTTTCCCCCCAACTAACTCACCGCATGTGGTCACCCTGTTTTAGTATAGTCGGCTATGGCATGAAATCTACACTGAAAAATTCCATGTCAAATTCAATAAAAAGTATACATATGTACTGCATTATAAGTATGTAAAGATCAAAGTTCGTAAACAAAGTTTAATGAGAAGAGACCTGGCAAAGAAGTTGCTCTGTCTGTCCATGTTCTAAAAGTTTCAATGTAACTTAGGTATCACCCATAAACAACACGCCTCcaatccagggctgtctccaggacccatccctccttTACAGTACAAAACTATTGACTAtttgactattgacataacagaaagaGGCTGTTGCCTGTAcgttctgtttctaaacaacaatgaaattttCTTCTTGGGACAGAAATTTTCTTCTTGGGAAAAAATCTGAAATTCATgatatgaaaatgataaaaaggtATTTTCGCCAACTTAAAATACCAAACAGCTTCAACAACAGAAACTTCAACAACATGGGATCTAAGAAAATGAGTAGGATGGAAAATATTTAAAGCTACCtgtagaaaaggaaagaaagccTATGGCCCTTAAATTGTCCCCACTAGGACAGCTGTCACGTTATCATTAGCACCCCATCCCTTTTGGCAAGTTTTCTGGAAAAGACTGACAGAGGTTGGGTCGAACCATGTAGATCCTTGAGGAAAGTCCGCAAGCCCTAGTTTCATAAAAAGGCATCTAATTTGGGGGCTTAAAAGGTAACTGCTTCAACTTAAGGTGAATCATTAGTAGTAATTCAATGACATTGTGATATGTCCTAAATTTAGCATAAGCCATTATGATAGCAAGTAAAAAGTGTAATCAGATGGCACACACCCCTCTAAAACAAGTTCTTTAGCCCACCCAGCTGTGTGACCTTTTCAGAACACACAAGGTGCAACAGAAACGGACAGTTCTGTGGCTTCCTAATGTCTCCAGTAGTCACAGGTAAATCGTAAATACTTAAGCACAGATAAGAGGACACCGTGTAATTGAGAAGAGGACGGGATCAGAGGACAGGATGTAGACGGATTATAGTATCCGAACTTGAAAGTGggacaaacaaataaagttaTGTACTCTGTTACTTAATACTCACCAACGCAGGTGCAAATGTCACGTACATATAATGTTTAACGATGTGTCAAACCACACTATTGGACCCACTGCATTAAGAAAGTAATTCTTCTTCAACATAATGTACCCTACTATCTTTCTCAGCAGCAGAAAGCAAGCTATCTTAACAATGTTCATTAAAATTTTCTCGGTCCACTatctaagtggtcttcttgggcagtttgactgtattatctAATTGAAACTCAGAGAAAAGATACCCAGATGTTGTGATTTTTGCATCAGGAAGACCTGTCGACATTGTCAAAGTTGAGCTGCTGCCAAAAGTAGCATTTGCTGCAGGAAATAAGATTTAGAAACATGTTGTTGATAAGAAAAACTTGGCAGCAAAAACGTTTGCCTTGCCATGATGGTTACGGATGTTGAAACCTCACAGATTGCATTCAGTTTCTGATGAAAACAGTAACGTTAACACCAAGATCTCTGCCTTTGTGGTTTTTGTACACGACAGCTCGTTAAAATAGTGGATGACTAACTTAAAGTGAAGTCCTGGCATTGAACCAAGACATTGTGAGATCTTTAGGAGCAGAGGCTGCAATGTTTCCTCAGAGCATGGTGACCCCATTTTCTCAAGTCCTACCAGCtgttactataaatgcagaaatgttcgatgTGGTTTTTATGTTCTCAGTTTtggcggtgaactcttcagcacgaacttaaaaccaccatgaaactttttgcccacctatgactgtagcgctactaatgtttcaaacacaaacttcaaaccaccgcaaacactccattttctccctacagcacttaaatgcatttacagttacatgtactgtataagaTATGCCACCATTTCTTGGAATGGAACAGTCTTTGAATTGATCTAGATGCTTCAGCATTTTTCTTAGTCTGTAGCTAGCTATCTCGTTACTTTGTCTGATTCCTAGCATTGGGGAAGGGTATTTCAAATAGCCCTATTGAATCCTACTTGATTTGTATTATTATATAAGTCTGTCATACTCTTCTTGTGACTTTCTCAATACCATCACAAACAGCGACCTCCGGCCTAGCTGAATATGCTTTAGGATAAACATTTTGAATTGATCTTGATACTTCAGCATTTTTCTTAGTCTGTAACTTAGCTTTCTCTTTACTTCTCATTACTGTCTGATTCCTAAGTTGTTTCAAATAGACTTTTAAAACCTCTTtggtttaacttgatttgtagCCTGTCATACTCCTCTGCTTGTGGGTTGTGTTTGGTGTTTGCCAAGTCTGCTTGGGTTGTCACTGTCAACACTGTCTTAGTTGATAAGACAGGTCAGACAAAACTAGGAGAGACCTGTTTGACATGGTTGGTTGTTTCAACATACTGCAGAGGTTGTTCTTAACTTTTCCCACAAATATGTCCTTGAGGCGAATTATGTGAATTATGTGGAGTTCTTGTTACAGCAGAAATTGCTGTCCAAAGACTTGAATTGAAAACCCAGCGCAGATGCAACAGAAGCGGAtactacctatctatctatattcCAGCTGGCTCTTGCCTGTCAGAAAGTAGACCAATTGACTCAAGCCTGTGTCAGGCGGCCAGGGCTTTGGTGTTATGTAATCAGAATTGTTGTTACACATACCTCTAACAGAAAGCTTGAATAATCTATGAATGATccttttgttgttgtgtatTGATGGTGGTGCAATGCCATTTTGTGGGGTTGAGGTTAGGATAGATTTCAGCCCTTGGTGGAGCAAGTAATTAGATTTTGAGAATGTAGATTTTTCCTAGTGAAAAGTGTAATCTACTGAGAAAAGGTTGTCCCTCTATAACAGCTTCCTCTCAAATACTTAGCATATGGTAAATGGGCAaacaacatgacattgtacactGCCCTTCCAGAGGTTTACACTATCTTATTTTCAATCTGCCATCTTGCCCACCCAGCTGGAAAGAACTGGAGTTAGAAAAAGTCACTCTGCTAATCACCATCTTGACTTTCTCAACACTGTCATAAACAGTGACCTCTGACACCACTAAATCTACACTAACATAAACATCCTTATGCAACAGACTGCAAAGGTGATCATGTTTTGCTATATGGGTTGTTTCTGTTGTCATGGGACTATCAGGTGCAGGTAGACAGAATAAAACCCTTCTGTTTGGAGCAACAAGGGGTGGTTGTTGCAGCTGGTTCTGTTGTATGTTTTCGTAGCTGTGATGACAGACTGGACTCAAGTTCAGCTCATGGTGTCTGGCAAGctgttatacaatgtatatggcaAGAAAAGTAAACTTCATTTGTAACTAAAATGAATTGAGTTTTCATCAGCTCTATCAAAATGTTACGTTACTTTTGTATCTATGTTTCAGTTGGTCTGTAAGTTTGAAATTGATTAAGATTTTTAACATGCTATTTCTAGAGGTTACTAAGGCTTTAGCCTGGAAATATCTGGATCCTAGCATAAAttcaataatttttcatttgtaGCCATATGTCATGCTCACTTTTTGTATCTTATCAATAACGTACCACTATGCCAGCAATGCTGTTCAATACTTATGGGAGATACTATGTATGCCTCCTTGCCTTCATTAGATTTTACACTGTctctaataaataaataaactgccTAACTAGACTAAGGTCAGATGGCTGTTACCCATTATGCCTAACTCCATGATACCTGATCCAGCTTGGAAACTTGCAGTAAGCTGTTGTTGtgtctacatgtatgcacatgcATGAAAACATCACTGAATTTGACTATCTAACTAGACAAGCCAACCACCAGACAATCCTTGCCAACCATGCCTAACTCCATGATTTCTTTTTCAGCTGGAAGGCCAACAAAAAGCCATGCACTGCCTCTGCCTGCAcaattgttgttcaccttgccTAACTCTTTCTTTTCCAGTTGGGAGACCTACAGAAAGCCACTGCCTCTGCATACACAATTGTTGTTCATCAAACCTAACTCTGTGATTTCTTTCTCAGCTGGGAGACCTGCAGAAAGCCGCTGGCTCTGCCTACACCTTCCTGCAGATGAACCTGAACCACAACATCATGCGGACCAACATCGCCTTCTATCGACAGATCGAGGCAGTGCAGCAGGAGTGGTTCAGGGACAGGGAGAAGAACGCCTGGAAGGTTGGAATGAGAAAGACTCAAAATTTAAAGTTTTCCCTGTCTTTCTGTAAAATTCAAGGTCCTTTTTTGTAAGCCTTTTGcgataaagtttattgcaaatacatgcccaGGGCTATTTGTAAATACAGACAACACatatgatgatgaaaagtaCAATGATATTAGGGACTacaaacaatgaatgaatgtatacaAAAATAGTAAAATTCATCGCTCATTGTGTATATAATTCAAACACTTAAAAAACCCGAATACAAATATTCTAATTTCTttagaatatgatattgtacTTAACCAACAATCCGCCAGAGGGCACTTTTGCAGCATCCTGTTCAAACCATTGGGATAACCTGACTCCAAGTGCTCCCCAAATGCTGTCTACCCGTACTTTCAATAGCTTTATTTCTACTCTGCATTACAGTATTCCGCATACCACATCCCAATGATGCTTTTGAAAAGTCAGCTCTTAACTCTTCTGAATGGAAAAGGCCTCAGCTTTGGCAGTGTTGTTTCTTTTGGCCTTGACCACCATAACCTCActgtttatctgtttattgtGACAGTAAAACACTATTAGCGACTCTTTTGTAGGGTAGAGTTGAACATAAACAGTTTTGACAGGATAATGTTTATGTTTGAACTGGACATAAACATGACCACTTTTGTGTTGACCAAACACCAACTAACAAGTATTTCCACTTTGACATATAAACATACTGCAGACCAGACGAAAAGATATAAACATTACAGTTACAGACAGAGCAGTTCTCTTCTATTGATGATATGCTTATTCTCTGTCCTTCTTGACCTACCCTATGTCAAGTACAAATACTTACCCAACCCTCAGCTGTGCTTGCTGCTGTCTATTCCTCACCATTTTCCCCACAAACAATCTACTGAGCCTGGCAAACTCCCTGCCTATTTCTAAACAACCCCCTTATTTTCCCCAAGCTctgagcacccccccccccagccctATAACTTTTTCTGCCACTAGTTTCTGACTCCTCCCCTCCCCTTCCAGGAGGCTCTTGATGGGGCTGTGAGTTCAGTGCTTCGGGCACTAAATGGTACCTGGGACAGGGACCCAGATGTTCCCAATGTGATCCGTGTGGACGGTTCGGTAAGGGTCAACTGCCCAGTACCTTTTGTAAAGCAGTACAGTGCTCTGAGCTAGACTGCTGACTAATGCATGCTCAAACCACAAGTGTAGAGAAGCTGGGCTTGTTGCACCTAACCGTAATGTGGTGGAAATATAACTCTGCATTTAGAATTTCACTGATCACAAAAGCTGTGGGAAAGATTATATTTTTAGAGCAAAGTATTCACTGGAATTTCTTAACTTTGCTGGAGCTGAATTGTCCACTGAGAATGAAGACTACCTgcctgcatgtacagtatctctAGCCAATCCTAATGAATTCTAGCATGTACAGTAATACGTTTCCCAAATTACAATTCAGAACAATtctattgttaccaattgttgTAAATATTATTCAATCATGCGATTAGAAAAGTCACAGCAGTACACAGGACAAAAAGTTTAAGAGGCCCTACCCTCCACCCCAAGGTAAAATGACTTGAAGTTCACACTGCAAGGATATAAACTGCAAGGACATGTACCTGATGGTATTACCAGCAAAGAATACTGGGATTGCCATTGATAAAGTGAGCTCCTCTCCTCATACCTTTGTCATTCATACCAAATCATATCAGGAGCATTCTTCCAACCATCATATTTTAAGTTAATTCCTCTGCTGTCCGATCTTACTCAAAAGTGTTCCTACCCCTCCTCTGAAACCCTATTCAAATTGGTTCCCAGCAACTTCTAGTTCATCTTCCCTCTTGTGCTTTATCTTTATCACTCAACTCAACATATTCCTGGTTACAAATAAGGCCACCAATTTAGTTGATTGGTTCTCAGATTCTGAAATTTGAgtgctgaactggaagatcaagAACAAACATGAGTTTCAAAAGTACATTGGTACatgcagtttcagggagtgaatgaACAATGTAGTCAGTTTGgatttcctcccagccctctatTTCCATTTTGGCCTCTTAATAAATTGTACTGCAACATATCTGACatccaaggaaataaattggtgtggcctaagatggACAGATACCAACTCAGGGATGAGTTTTCCATCTCCATCCCTCTTAAAACAACATTTTATAAAGACAATAAACCAGTTccaatgaaagttagacatccaggtaataagatatgccaaaagacagttactcaagcaactggataaaattttgaaactgacaaaagatagcagatgctgtctgaaacgtctgactgtttcacaattttatcctgttgtttgagtaactgtcttttggtgtatcttattgcctggatgtcAAACCCTCATCAACATAGATAAGAATTACAGTCTGTGTagttagaaataaaaaaatgccttTTGATTTTAACTAATCTTATTTTGTAGCACAAGTTCATGGATGGGATGGACCACTACCTGATGAACCAGTTTGAGGACGCCAGGGACAGCCTGGAGGCGGCGCTAGAGCTCTGGTACGAGGAGTACGAAAAGTGTCGCTCCTCGTGCGAGAGGCCGAACAACATGGTGATCAAGAAGAACGACTTGTGGCTGTCACTCACGGgtaggtcatcatcatcatcatcagtaccCCAAATAACCCCAGCAGTGGTaaagtaggggggagttgaggtcctggGCTAGGGTGGGCAGGcttccagcctggcacggtaagactcaactgtgggagccgtcacaaccgggCTGGGCAGGGCATTCTACTGGGGAATGTTATGGGGGACATATGAATATATGTGTCTATTCTAATGTAAATGGTTTGGAATTTGAGgtggtggctcccccgggtgcacCCCTGGGTTGGTTTAAGTAAACTTGATCTTCTTCCTTTAAGTTTAATCCTTTCCCTGCAAAAGTCTGCCGAAGTAGCCGTTTGCCACCAAATATGTAAATTGGTTATGGGGTCAGGCAGCAGGTAGGAGGTTAACCTTTCTAATTATAACACATTTTAACACTATTGACAGTATTCACTAGCCTGGTAAAGATCCCATTCTAACTTTGTTCAGTCCTTTGATTGCTTCCCTGCAGAAAAATGAGGCACCGGTTAATAGAGAAATGATTGGAATTTGAGTATTTGCCTAAAATATAGTTGAGAGGTCAGATTGGCTTCGAGTCACACGTTTTATCAGTGACTGTTAATAAGTCTCTCAGGACAATGGAAACTAGTAGAACTAGTATTTTGGACTAGTATATGAATGTCATATGTAGAAGCGTCTTTATTATATATAGAAGAGTCGCTGTAAACAAGTAGCTCCTGATAGAACAAAGGAGCCGCTGTTGTCTCCTTTCTAGATTGCAGTACCCAAAGACAAAGACAATTATTGTACCACTTTCTGTATTATTAATCACatgactgacacacacacacacaagttaCTTTTATTGCCTCTACAATACACATCTGATGCTATCATTCCACAAGTTGAAATATGTACTTTAACATACATTTAAGTATCAAactcacatgtatatgtatgttacTTACATTTTCTGGTTGTTGTCCAGTTTGGCACTAGATTCACTAAGTAAAGAACACCACAATCCTTCCAGATTGATCAGTACGGTAAACACTTAAAGTTGAAGCAAGACTCTATACAACCCTCTCcctcaaaatgaaaattaattGTGAGTTAAGATGTAGATCAAAAAGACCACTGTTACAGTACATCACCTTGTTTCATATATACATTATGTCTCAGCATGCAGTAAATACTCTTACTACCTTACACTAAGAATTTGATAAAACAGGTCAAGTTGGGCTGGGTTCTTGCAAGATCTCATGATCAAGGAGTCTTATAGTGTGTGGAAGATTTCACAATCACAGCTAGTATCTAAATCGTCTATACTATCTTCTGTCCTTTCACCAACGTTAGGATAATACCATTAAACCATAATGAAGATTTTGCTCTAGTTATATATCATTTGTTTGCAtgactgtacatttttttttacagatcgCTATGTGGAACTTTTGCTGTGTCGACGCAACTGCATCGTCCGAATGTCCCACATCGAGGGAAGGTTTGTGGAGCAGCTGCTAGCCAACATGTTCCACTATCTGCAGTATGTGTACTTCCAGTGTAagtatacctacatgtactgttatAAAATCTACCTAGCAAATCTACAGCTCCAATTTACTACACAACTCACAGACTCCATAGAGACACAGTTGAATAGACATTCATAAATTCCTCCTTTCTTGTCACTTTAGATTTGATAGACTAAGACTGAATTACAAGGGGTTTATTTAAATAAAAGGGGAAAAGGGCAACAAGATAACTAATTCTAGTGTATACTGCACATTTAGAACTATAGGTTTATGTTAAATGTCCACATTAGATCTAGAAATCTGCTGGTCGAACCATCATGGTGACTTTCTTCATGGAATAACGGAACGACCCACCCCACGAGAACCAGATGATTCCATTAGCACGGCCCAGGTACTGCCCTCCAACCCGATACAGTCCGTTCAGACTTGCCCAGCCACATTGGCTGTACCACCAGCCTCCGCGGCGACGCTGCGCGCAGCTGGACTCAGGCGAGCTATcgttgtccctgtccttggtgctgaacgccatgcTGTTCTGACTGTTGTACTGATTCCTGATGGAATCCCCGGCAAGACCGCCTGAATATTCTCCGAGAGACAGTCTGTAGCCGTCACGCTCACTGGAGATGGAAAACGTGGAATATTCTGCATACGCCTTCATCCCCATCCAGTCTTCGATCATGACTCGCAGTTTGTTCGGCCGTTCGTTAGTGATGCGATAGATGTTCTCGTTCCCCAGCCAGTACTCCCCGAACTTGTCGCCAAAACCGAACTTGTAGTCAGTCCAGTTGCGGTCAAAGTTGACGGAACCGTTGACACGGCGTTGGATGACTGTCCAGCCTCCACCGTCGGTTTGCATGTCGCAGTATGTGTTGAAGGAAGGCATGGTGTACATAACGAAGGGGCCGGTGTAGGCTGGTATCATGTAGACTGTGTTTAGGGTATAGCCTCTCTTGTACAGAGAAGAACAGTCTTTTACTCGATCTAGGGGGAAAAGAATCAAATATTTTGGGGAGTTAAGGTTATGGATATCGTCTATATAGGGACGCTGCAAAAAGAGAAAACTGTATTGGCATTTTGTGTCATGTTTCTGGACAAGGGAGTGAACATGGCTTTACCAAAATGACAGAAAGAAATCTAGGGCTGGGTAAAGCCCTGACAACAACTAAGCTAGGCAGGCTTTGTTTACTTCAGGGACTTAAATGCAGAATGGTGCTTTTACCCCGCACATCTCCAAACTCGTTCTTGACGCTGATGTTTTCCACACGTTGCTGTAAGAACATCAGGGTGTTCTCCAGCCGCGCGTTTCTGGTCTCCAGCCTTCGTGTCTTGTCCTGGGAACAGAGATGATGTACTTGTTACAGCGTGAATGGGGAAATGTGATTATTAAAGGTGTGAGAATGAAGCATTTTCACGCGACATCATTGCTTTGTCATCCACCATGTTGGTGTGCCTATTTGCAGTTCACTGATTCCTAGCTCATCACATTTCACCTCAAGTGTTCTCGAAAATTTAAACACCTTTTGACTGTCTCACATAATCATCATTGAATGTCTACTGGTGCAGAAAGAGAAGACCAAAAACTTTTGGATAAATCACAAAAATGCTGTGTACACTTCAAATGTAAATAGAAACACCAACCTGATTAATAATAGGGCAATACTTTGTAAGTTTGGTCTTAAATTAGGTCCACACATAATTCTTAAGTTCTAGTATAGACAGAATGCACATGTACCTTGATGAGGAGTGTCTGTTCGTACACATATCTCTCCAGGTCAGAGCTCTGTACTGACAACTTGTCAAGTGAATCCCTGTAAAAAGAATATGTAAACACTATTCTGTGAGTTTTGTTTGATGCTgtattaagaaaaaaagaaagtataTTAAAAACAAATCCACATGAAGTCTGAATTGGGACTGCTGTTACTGCATAACTCATGACAGTTAAGGTCTTTCCCACATCTCatggtgtatagggcagtgtcCATCTCAGTTTATGTAGCCCTTCGGCCACGGGCCACACAGTATATTAAGCACTTCAGCAGGGGCTACAAATGTAGTCCTGACAAGGATTATAAGTGTTATTCCTGAAGCAATTTGAAAATGTGTGAGGATCTCAAGTCGGGACCTGATTGAAAAGGACATAACCCCCTTTCTTAATATTACATATTTGGCTTAGACTCAAATCAGGGATAAGTTTGTTGAACTTACTTAGTGTTCTGCCTGTCAGCTGCCATCTGGTCCTGTAGAGCACTGATGATGTTACTCTGGTTGATGTTCTGGTTCACCATTTTCTGGATGGTCTGAGGGGACGGTGAGGGGCTCTGCAATGCACCAAACATATTTTTCCTGAAAGATTCTGTTGTAGGATATGGGGTTACTGGAAACAATCATAAAGGCAC
Proteins encoded in this region:
- the LOC136443132 gene encoding angiopoietin-related protein 7-like, whose protein sequence is MAMLFGASILLTTLTMMHCLPCVTPARVSLEDLRRVIKEVKKLESRADNNSVQIQKLFDTYTGDTRKSPSPSPQTIQKMVNQNINQSNIISALQDQMAADRQNTKDSLDKLSVQSSDLERYVYEQTLLIKDKTRRLETRNARLENTLMFLQQRVENISVKNEFGDVRDRVKDCSSLYKRGYTLNTVYMIPAYTGPFVMYTMPSFNTYCDMQTDGGGWTVIQRRVNGSVNFDRNWTDYKFGFGDKFGEYWLGNENIYRITNERPNKLRVMIEDWMGMKAYAEYSTFSISSERDGYRLSLGEYSGGLAGDSIRNQYNSQNSMAFSTKDRDNDSSPESSCAQRRRGGWWYSQCGWASLNGLYRVGGQYLGRANGIIWFSWGGSFRYSMKKVTMMVRPADF